The DNA sequence ATTGGAAATATTTAactgagaaaatgaaatgcagCACATATTTTTGGGAATGGGAATTTTCTTCCCTTCCTTCCTTCAGGGCTTGAACTAACCTCTAATTTCGCCATGGACCGTCACAGTTTTAGCCACGAGAAAGGGTTCGCAAATCATGTCTCCAACTTCTCCAGATACCTGCAATTCTAACTTGTAAACATTATACAATTTTGTCAGTGAAGTGAAAAGGAGATAATATatcatcataataataaaaattatacgaATTGAATCCCATATCTAACTAGTTGGGCTCCTCTCCAGTGTCTAACAAACTTTTCTCCCCCTTCTCAACAACAGTTGTTAGTTGTTAATACGATGTTAGCCAATCAATCATCGTTTTGTTTCGAGGATTTCTGTTATTGAAGAGGTGGAGTGACGTCGTTTTGGCCATGCCATGCTCTTACTTGTCTAACTTTTTGATTGTCACTTGTCAGTCCTAACATCCTCAATTTCTGCAAaccatttttcttgtttctcgtTAAAACTAATACAATTTTTGCCTTTTAAAATTAGTGACTTTGACCATTCGTAAatcctttaattatttgatgGTGTTGTCATAATTGAGGTCCAGTTCCGACTACTGATGTTAATAACGTTTGAAGTGAATTatctaatttgatgtttttcctAGTTGCCTGGAAGTAATTCTTCTAAGTACTGTCACATCTGTGTCGTTTGTGAAAGAAGAGTAATGTTTtaactctttttctttgttcagGGTTTCTGCAACTTTGGTTATTATTACTCTTTAGGTTGGTGCAGTGGGAGAGGCCTGGGGAGCAGGGAACAGCCTTGTATGATGTAGAAGTCACAGAAATAGCAGCAACAACACAAGTGTCATAGCTGGTCTCACATACACTTGTCATCCTCTTGCTctcaacaaaaatgttcaaagaCAACAGGTACATTCTCAAATGTAGCTCTTCCACTAACACACCCGgcgaaatataaaaaatcagcAACCTTTTTACCCTTTTTGATTTTCGTTTCTTTCCAATCAAggttttttaaattgtggtcaCAATGTCATCACAGTGAGACCAAAAACCTCGAAATTGCGGTTGCTTTGAATTTAGTAAGGCTTTAACTCTCTGACTTATCATGCATAAACATAGTTGTCTTGCAATAACATATGTTATGGTATCATTTCTTTATTTCGCTCAAATATGTCAGTCTACCTGTGCATTCTGATGACATATCCCTATTTATTTCAGTAATTCCAGTTATTCTACTTTGGGGATATTCTGCAAGAGTCTGCAAGAGAAACCAAAACAGGGTTTATTTTGTCGACTGTGTACTGGTGGTGCGGTCCTTGATTTTTTAGCATTGTACATTCAAAACCATTAGTGATTCCCCTCCTCAATTTTTCCCTCTCAGAGTAGATGATTTTATTCTGGCTTCTTCaatgaattattttgattacttTGTACTTGTTGCCATTTGGGCATTGAGGATGCGTAGGCTCTTGTCATATTTTTGCACATGCTAAGTTTTTATTAGAAActtgtttaaaatataaacatgatCATACTATGTCAcatgatttttttcaaagacAAATTTAGTCATGTATTAACAGAGTAGCCTATGTTTGTTGCTGAACTTTATTTAGCTATAGTCTGCTACTTCATATTAACAGAGTAGCCTATGTTATGCAGGAAAAATCATGTTCATTGGCTGTCAGAAACATCTCAAAACAAGTCCTTTTGTTTGGCAGGTCTAATTATATTATTCTTCTTGGTTGGCTGAAATCCCAGATTGTCACCAATTACAATCATTAGAAGACTTTTTAACTTGCTTCAGAATTTATCTTCAAATGTTTCTTGTGgttctttttgtttggtatcAATTGTGCgctgcactttttttttctaagccGTTTTGGTTCTTCATGTGTCAAAACAAAACTAATACCTATCTCCGAGTGAGAGAAAAACTCCACAAATCTTATTCACTTTCAACCATGATGTTGCAATGCTATTATTCTTTATAACTAATTCAAACTAATGGATAATAATTTGTAACTAATATAACTAACTTGATATGCTAGTGTATTCAACAAATACACCCTTGTATCGTAAGCTATTATTATTCGCTTATTTAGTAACTAGCTCCTCTCAAGTAATTAAGGAGAgttgttgatttaaaataaagaatctTGTAATCGTAAACCACTGTAAATCAATGGCGGATAAACTCTCACTTTCTTAATTTACAGCAGCTAAATCTTGATATTGGGGAAATTTGTTGCATTTCTATTTTCATAGCTGGAAGATTTATTACACTCTGAATCTCTGATAGCTAGATAACCAAATAATGCGCTAaaatgtttcaaataaaaactgTTTAAACTTGTGAAAGTGGGATAATTTAGGTGATTGCAAAACACCCCccctcacacacacacacacacaaaaaaaaaagcacgaCTCTTTTTTCTGAATAAGGCGTGCTATTCGCATTTCATGATGTCGTGCCAGGCTTTTCTATTTTCTTGGTGGGGGCAGGTTATTGCTGCTGTTGATTCACGTTTTCATGTATGACAGTAATTCATAATCGGCTTGTCAATCaaagaaatctttgaatttttattcgtACTTTGATCGCTTGTAGTTGGTGTGAGGAATAATGAACTAAATTAAGCCTACAAGGCAAGATAAGAAGTGTGGCTCCACTACTACAGTAGGCACCACACAATTAGATTCGCTGTCTGCTCGGTGTATTACTTAAATTTTAACACGAACAATTATTATTGTCTATATTGGAATTTGACGTAAATGGCATTTTCAATTTAAGTAATACCATGTGATAAACGGCGCCAAAATATCCGTTTCATGCAATCGTATTGCCTTTGATGTTAAAATTCTGATTGATTGTTGAGGTTCTTGGGTCCTTTTCGGCAATCTAGAAACTGGACTCTAAAAGGATCATGGATTTTTATTCCCTTTCTAAACAAAGTTTAATATattgtttgtttaattaatcAAGTCAACAAGGGCATAGTGCGTGGCATTTATATGTCTATTGGCCGAAAGAATCGAAATAGGCAAATCAAGAGACAATTTTGGCTTTGGAAGAAGAGAGCAGGATTAGCGATTATTCCCCACTTTATGCTGAACAAAGTGAAAGATTTTAATTCGATGCAATGTATGCGTACAAGAGAAAAGTGAGCTGGTCCCAGTGATTTCTTTGACAGTGGCGTGTCGTATATAACATCTCACCATATGTTACCCTATGCCTATCCGCGAACGGCTATATATCTCAAAAACTTCAATTATTCTTCACGATGAGAGCCTCCCTCAACTGCTCAATAAAACAAAACTTGTAAACAAACACAAGCTATAATCTTGATACCTTCATAAATAAAGCTAACATGTGTCGTTATCAAGATCGATCTATTCCATCATAGTGACCATATCACACTCCATATGCTTAGCTTGTAcaaatttttctccttttgtaTTTGTTCTTCTTTAATTCTCCCCGTCTCCACCACTATCCAATCCATGAATGGATTGCATCGCGTGCAGGACACAGAGAAGCATTTACTCATCCATCTCAAAAGAGGGATCAGAGTGGTTGAATTACTCTTCCTATTTATAACCTCGTGTCCAAATCGGGGTAAGACTTTTGGCACCATATCATCctaatttgaaaaaaacatttatctaTCATTGGTTTTCGGTCGACTTCCGGGAACAAAACAAGGCAAAGCAAGTTTCATCCACACACCAATTGTTCccgtttaaaaatattaacataacaATATTCACTGCTGTACATCTGTGAAATCAATGCACATTCCTTCaacaagaagaaacaaaaatacaagACAAACAAGgagtcagaatcagaatattaaAAAGAGGACAGAAGTCTATTtacctatttcttttttatcatttccACACACAGCCCAACCCACCAACGAATGCTTTGTTcctcttctcttttttatttttagagggTGTAAGACAATTAATATTGAAGCAAATTAAATGAACTTGAACTAGAACTAGAACTAGAAGTAGTCCCTGCATTAAATCATAATCCATCATGCTATACAGCCATAATCATGATGGGGCTATGTGGAAAAAGATAAAGTGGGTTTTACAAGTATATATGATCATGATCACTAATATTACCTCCGGTCaggaagaaaaattacatgtaccAGTACTAGAGTTCTCACCTAAGTCTCATAGGAAAAAGTCAGCAAAAAATAAATCACATAGAAGCATGATGACTAATAATTACTGGAGTTATATCAGCTCTACTCTTCTTTCAACATGTGTGAAGGAACAACATCTTGAAGAAGCCCATGGTCCCTCAGAAACGCATTCGTCCCGTGATTACTGCAAAGCCGTCTCTCTTGAGTAAAAACAGCGTTCTTTGGAGATGAAGAATCATTGTAAGGAAAACCCAAAGAGGACAATGTGTTGACAagatgctgttgttgttgttggtggtggtAGTGCTGATACTGGGATAAGTAGTTTCCCGGTGGCAAAACTGAACCGAAGTTGTTGGCGTATCCAGCGGAGACACCTGAACGAGGCATAACTGGGCTTGGATGTGTGTGTTGGCCTTCATAGGTTGTCACTACAACGCTTGGATCAGTGAAAGATCGCTCCACACGCTTCTTCACATTACATGAAACACTGGTGCAACGATAGTAGCTCCTACATGTGATCCATACATAGTATATTCCAAATGTTAaggctatttatttatttaatatttattgatgagTTATGTCTGGGTGTAAGTGAGTTAAACCAATTAAGAGAAGTAGGGAAGGAAGCAAAAGTAGGTAGGTGCAGGTGAGCTAAGAGTTAAGATTAATGGAGTTTATTCGGGAGAATTATTACAGCATATGTTACCTGGGAAAGGGGCTGTTTTTCACGGCCTTTTGACCGTACTTTCTCCATCTGTATCCATCTTCCAGATGATCGACCTCGCTTTTCGTCATGAATGCGAATCTTGGTTCTCTCTGTCTCTTCTGATTTGTCTTCTTAGGCTTCAACCTAAACCCAATAAGAACCAGATCCCAGAAACCATCAAATCTTAGAACCTTCCTCACATCAACCACATCACATGTattcattgttattttatttcaaaaggaAAAGTTAACAAAAGGCATGCCCATGGCCATGATCTGATTTCTTTATCTAATTGGATGGTGAAATATGTTCTCCCTAGCTTGCCACATATTAAAGCGAAAGCAGCAGATATAAAAACATACACGTACTTTATACTAGAGAGACCATCCCAAATTGTGTGTTCTTCACATCCCATGAACCATTCAATgctaaaattaacttttgaGAACTGAAGCTTCACCCCCACcaccataaaaaagaaaaataaaaggaaaatacaatCACAGGCTAGCTTAGACATTAGAATATGATTGTTGAAGGATACTTGTGgtcttgacaaaaaaataaactaaatacttgcacaaaattaaaaaaaacaaaccaccATATCCTTATCttttcattagaaaaaaaatggttttctctagaaaagaaaaaagcgaTGAGATAAATAGAAAAACCCACTGTTTCTTAGTCTTttgttgtccttcttcttcatcatcatcttcttctgctTGGTCTAGAAGAGTCTTATTCTGTTCATCATTGACTGCATCACTGGACGCGGATGAAATGGAAGAAGAGTTTGGAGTGGCAGGTTGGTGATTCAACACCTCAGAACACTCTTTCCCGTTATCAGACGGAACCTTAACTGTAGAGTGATGAGGTTGCACGGACACAGTTGAAAGCTGTGGTAACTCAGGCAGAGGACTATAGTCCTGCACACCCAGTAACTCCATAAACCCTAAAGAGCTTTTGTCCACCTCAGAGAAATCAAACGCGTTCGAGAATGGATAAAGGTTTGAATTATAACAAGGGAAAGAAGAGGACCCAATCGCATCCTCAGTTTTCACAGCCATCTCCTTCTTCTCCATATACCTAACAAGTTGATCTCTTAAATGCTCAAATCCCTCATCTCTCGCGCACCACAAACTCAAACTTCACACTAGTAAGAAGTGGAGAGAGGTAGGGTTGATCTGGTTTATAGCTTAGGGGTGTGTgtgtgaaagagagagaaaggtttGAGTGTAGTTTTGGGTTTACAAGAAAGTGAAAACTGTGTGGAAGGAACATAGATAGAAATGAAGGCGAGAGTTGACCGGCAATTGTAGGTCATCGAATAACGTTGAGCCGGTGGCAATCAATGCATGCCATGGTCGACGCTTTCATACGTAGCGTTTGACCGCTGAACGGGTTTAATTTAGGGTGTGTGTGAACGGGGTTTCgccatcttctggattctaacggtgttaaatgattttttttttctctctctccgtCTTTTATAAAATGCCAAATTGTAATAATAGTGTTCACTCGTGTGCATGTGATCTAGGAAATCTGATGAATCTTTCAAAGTTTATCGCCACTTTCTTAAttctttagttttctttttgaaccctccgtttatttatttatttatttattggtttCACTGTGCGAAGCTTTTGCAGCAGATATTAATCCCTTGGAATTCGGCCAAGTTGTCTTACAAACGAACAAAGTACAGGGAATTCGTGAATAGATTATGAAAAAAGTCGTAccaagaaaaattaagaaaaacgaATGGCGTGACATGGCCAATTTTTTTCCCCCTAAATCCTTTAAATCGGTGAGTCTAATTTCATCCAGTTGACTCTCGAGAAATCGACGTTTCAAATTCCCAAAAAAGCAAATTCTCGTAAAAAAGATGTCaagtaaatttacataatatatttttcatatacatgctaatgttataaaaaaagaagtaaaaaaagcGGGAGGGAGAAGAAACAAACCAATGCCAGTGGcaaattattattcattattaatttataaaaagagaaagagaaatacGTACTGATCATAAAGTATGATCCGTTCATGGTTAAACTGGGAATTGCACCGAGTGAGGGTTGAAATGAGAATATACCCCATTACTAATGGAAGCACaattaagaatataaattgGAAGCCTTTGGCTTTGGTGTATAAAATCAAATTGGAAATTAAGAACTGAACCGGTTTTAGTTGAGTGTAAAGAGAATAGTATTCATAGACTTTTGTTGGAAAGCCGATCACATCATATCCAACCATATTCGAGGGAAGCAGTCACATTCGGAACCAAAAACCTTAAGTAGTGTGAACGCATAATATATAAGATCCCATCTctatgatcatatatatatatgtattgtcgGTGGATgcatctttttatgtttttttttactaacaaataatagtagtaaaagtaaaaaaaaaacttcctaAATTTCATTTCCAATTTCCCATGATTTATTGGGAGAGGGTAATCGCTGATTTTTAAGTAAGGATTAAAGCGTGTAAGTTAAAAGAGCAGAGAAAtagcataagaaaaataaaataagaaaccaAAAAAGTTGCAAGATATGGAACTCTTTCCGCAATACTACTTCTCTTTTGTGTGATGGGAAGGGGAATGGGAAAAGCTCATGCACGTGTGGTTTTAAGTGAGCCACGACCACGAGAAGCATGCTGACATAGTTTCCGTGTGCAAGTACTTGACTGCCATCGAGCATGCGCCTCAATTATTTCTGTTTCTTGCTAATCCACTAtacattttgtatttttttttttaatttgcttaaatttttatttcattacggGTATGTAATAGTAGTTTATACATATGTAATTATGTAAATATGTACTCTCAATAAAAGCATTGTATTCCATTTGTACATTGTCATTTGAAGATATATTGATTTATACATACATCATCACTTCGAGATTTTTCTTAGCCATGTGtacaaaaggaaaaataggggaaaaaacaattaaaagagGGGGAGTATAGTTATGTACTTATGTATAACAAAGCAATCATAAGTTTTGTATGCTTTAGAGTCCGTTCAAATGAATAGCTCCTCTAAATGTTGGAGATCTGTTAGGGCTGTACCTTGTAGTACGTCACCTATTCTTCCATGGATGTATGCCCGCGAAAAAAGCAAGGTTCTAAATTTCATTAACTTGAATGGTCCCTACTCCCTTCCCTGATCCCTATTCATATCTATAATTACCgtataaaatgatttattgAATTGAAGATGTCAGTTACAGCAGAAAAAAGGACATGTGAGGGAGGTAAGAAACCATACATACATAATGTTAGCTTAGTGGAAATGTACTAAGTTACATAGAATTAAGCGATCATCGCGGATGGAAATCCCAACAAAGTTAGGTACATTAGTGTATATATAGTTGAATCTTTTAGTGTACTGATTAGGATTCAATAAGTATTGGGCATATAGAATGGTTTTATTAAGGTAgaacttaattaatttgattatttctgCGAACGTTTCAAGAGGAACTAGTCTGactattattattgattaataaatatCCTTGCAATACATTTGGTTCAAAGATTTTTACACATAagaagttaatttatttttctttcttattttttcacctaaaattgcttattgaaaaatatattcatgtaaaaactatatatcatatataacaTAGTTATACTCACCGGTGAAACTAGGTTGGATTATCCAGCAGAAATCTATGTTTTGGCCCGTTTAAAACTTGGTCTCGCCTAActtatgtagcaaaaaaaaattgactcgAACTTTTTTAAGAAGTCTTTTCATTTAATAGGTTAGGCTATaggttttaaaaaaaccttattaAGCCCAACGTGTTAGTTTGTATagtaacaatattatttttaaataaaaatattattattaatatgatatataatattataataataaattacaaattattttaatgattcaatagtttcattcattttaatgtttggaataaataaatttctatatGCATATATGAGTAGCAGCTGAAGCCGAAgaatataagttatatttttggaACTTAAAAAACTTTGATATAGCATGTCAAATATGTAATATTTGTAaacaaattttagttatatctTGTGATTTATATATAGAAGAAGTTATCTAGAGAATCTTGATTTGACTCagtcaatattaatattttttgttgaaatgaaaaaacataactatgaaaagaaaattctaTACCACtgaaatttattatgaatttcgATCCATTAActgtataaaatatataaaaagttaaactCAAGAAAtgacatttaaaaaagaaaacagaaaaacttCAAGTTCTccttttccttatttatttattttttataatgtattatTTTCCTTTCCGATTTCTGAATCGCACACGGCTCTTACCCAGTCATTTCGCATGCATTCTCCACGCACCCTGCAATCGGTACCCGGCCCATCCCTATAAAGTATCCAagcttatttcaattttttgtatCCCACGTCATAATCATATGTACTCCCCTTTATTAATGCGAGGATAAGTTCTTCATATTTCTGTCTTcgttatattttcatttttcccataaTCATTGAGTCACATATcagtaagaaaatatatatcgAGCACAAAGTTACTTACTTATAAGTCCGTTAAActcattattttaaagttatgaAGATTTAATTCAATTAGTTAAAACATAacgtataaattatttgatattattttttattcttaatgataaaaaaatcacttccaaaataattgaaaaaacacTGTACATGTTTAAAATGACGATGATTAGTTTCGAATTTAATGAACCTTGTTTTGGTGGGAGGGGATTTCAATTTCTAAATTAGAAGTCTTACGGTGATTAAGGGATGTTTGGATAAATAATTGCtttagaatattaaaataaaaatatataaaaacaagaGTATGAATCTGGGACTGTGTTTGATAGGGGTTGGTTGCTTCTGGGATACGTTTGGAGAGGTGAATGTAgggacaaaaaataaagaaataaaatataaaactaattttgtcTTGTGGCGATACGTCAGCGTCTTCTCTAACAAGCCCAATCTGCAGCGGTCCCGGAAGCAAAGAATTGACCCCTGTCACGAGTCCACCCTACTTATCCGATATTTATGCCTGgtcaatttctatttttctattaataattaaatatctcCTACTTTGCATGCCACATTCACCCTGCATCGTAAAACCTGATCTTTCTTTTTTAAGGTGGGtctatttttaatgtttctttccttttcttcctctCAATTGCATGTGAAGATGCACTACAATCCCCCATCATATTATTGAACAATGATTTCCTTGCTTATTCGTATATCCAGTCACTATATATCCTTTTTCTcgattatttgtatttattcgCAATGATATGTACTtcattattgataattaatttaagtttatTAGACAcaagttattattatattaagatttaattatttgagtaatatttaactttaacttgtgaaaataattttttattagattttactTATTCTTTTAACTAAATTATGGACTAGtcagaattattatttttttcctaagaaaaaaaatatcattgaaaCCAAACCCTACTATTACAGA is a window from the Glycine max cultivar Williams 82 chromosome 2, Glycine_max_v4.0, whole genome shotgun sequence genome containing:
- the LOC100784158 gene encoding probable WRKY transcription factor 23-like (The RefSeq protein has 2 substitutions compared to this genomic sequence), which translates into the protein MEKKEMAVKTEDAIGSSSFPCYNSNLYPFSNAFDFSEVDKSSLGFMELLGVQDYSPLPELPQLSTVSVQPHHSTVKVPPDNGKECSEVLNHQPATPNSSSISSASSDAVNDEQNKTLLDQAEEDDDEEEGQQKTKKQLKPKKTNQKRQREPRFAFMTKSEVDHLEDGYRWRKYGQKAVKNSPFPRSYYRCTSVSCNVKKCVERSFTDPSVVVTTYEGQHTHPSPVMPRSGVSAGYANNFGSVLPPGNYLSQYQHYHHQQQQQHLVNTLSSLGFPYNDSSSPKNAVFTQERRLCSNHGTNAFLRDHGLLQDVVPSHMLKEE